The genomic window TCGGCGGCCGCAGAGAAGGCACCTCTCAGCGCGCGGAGCCCGTCGCGGTCGGGACGCCGGCGAAGCCGCTCGCGGGCGGCCGCGGCTGCACGCGTTGCCTCGTCGCACTGCCCGTCTTTCGCGAGCGCGACGGCGAGGTCGGTCGCATAGAACACCGAGCGCCACGCCAGGGCAGCTGCGCCGCGGTAGAGCGTGATGGCATCCACGTGATTCCCCTCCTCCCAGCGTGCCAGGGCGAGTTGGTACAGCTCGGGCGCGCCTTCACCGTGGAGGGCGACATACCAGAGCCGACTGGCGAGATCGTGCCGGGAGCGGTCGACGCGTGCGGAAACGGCCACGAGGGCGAAGGCGGCCAGCCAGGCGATCGCCGTTCCGGCCAACACGCCGAGCACGGTCGGAAGCCTCGGCGGCGGCAGGGGGCGTGGGTACGGCGGCGCTGCTGCCGCGGCCGCCATACGGTCGTAGAGCTCCGGGTGACTCCCGCGCCTTCGCCCCACCACGGCCGGGATGCGATTGGCCCGGTACAAGCGCTCGAGGGCATGGGCGTAGACGCCCGCCTCGCCCTGGTGCGCATGGGCCACGCGGTCCGCACGCTCCTCGCGCCCGCGCCGAAAGCGCCTGCATGCGAACGATGCGATGATGATCGCGCCCACCATCGCGGCGGTACCGCGTGCCCCGAAGGAGGTCATGACGAGCGGCAGCGCCCCGAGGGGGAGGAGGAGGTACGGCTCCAGGCATCGAATGACGTGCAAGAGACGGGGCTCGGCGAGATGCCCGAGCTCATGGGCACAGATCGCAGCGACCTCGTCGTCGTCGAGGACCCCGAGCGCTCGCTCGGTGAATGCCAGGACGCCGCTGGCCGGGAAGACGAAGGCGTTCGCCATGGACGTGCGCACCTCGTAGGTCGTCCGCGGCTGGACACCGACGCGCCGGGAGACCTCCTCGACGATGGCGGCGAGCCGCGGCGACGGTGGAGCCGCGAGCCCAAGCCGGCGGAGGACCAGGAGCCCCCCGCCGAGCGCGAAGAACCCCGTGGCGATGGCGCCAGCGGCGAGTGTCATGACGGCCCGGGCGTCCGGCCTGTTGCCGATCGACGTCATCACGAGGGCCGTCACCAACCAGGACGGAACGAAGACGAGCAACCCGACGGCGAAGTTCCGCCACCACGAGTCGGGAGGCGAGAGCGATCCGTCCCCGAGACGGCGCGAGAAGCGACGGAAAACAAGCATGCCGCCACCATACGCCGGCGTGAGCACGAGCCAGAGGGACACGGCGCCCGGGAGGGGGGAAAGCGGGCCCTGAAACCACGAGCCCATCGCGCCGATGCCGAGCGAGATCGCCACGAGGCAGAGGGCGATCGCACGCCGCACGGGGAAGTCTCTCCGGGCACGGTCTGCCCAGTTCTCGCAGGGGCGGTCGCCCACGAGCCGGAGGGCGACCGTCCCTGCCGACCAGGTCGAGACGAGGGAAACCAGGAACGCCAGCGCGATCGGAAGAAGGAAGTTCACCCAGCCGACCCATGCGGGCAGCAACCCCCGGGCGAGCTCGATCGCCTCCGCCCCATCCATCGTGGTGGCCCATCACCCTACGGGCGGGTGGTCAACGATTCAAGCGTTGGGCTTTCTAGGTCTAGAATGCTGTAGCGATCCGGCTTCGCGCGCCATCGCGGCGCATGGCGCTCGTGTCCGAGGAGACACGCCGAAGTTGGTGTTGTACGACTCGGGGCCACGAGCTGTCCGAGGTGCTCGAGCCGACGTGGGAGCGGACGGCGGCGTTTCTGCGCGGGCTCGGCGCGCTCTGAGCTCGGATCCGTCCATCTGGCATCGGCAGGACCGCCCGGCGTAGAAGGGGAGCATGCTGGCCCCCACGAACGCGACCTTCTTCTTCAACCCCTTCGACGAGGAGACCCGCCGTGACCCGTACGCGCTCTTCGCCCGCGCGCGCCGCGAGCATCCCGCGTGGCGCCACGAGGGCCTGCCCGTCGTCTCCGTGTTCCGGCACGCGGACTGCCAGGCGATCCTGCGCGATCCGCAGACGTGGTCGAGCGTCTTCCCGACCCCGCCCGGCTTCGCGCCCGAGGACGTGCCGCGCAGCATGCTGGTCATGGACCCGCCCGAGCACACGCGGCTCCGCGGCCTGGTGAACCTGGCGTTCACGCCGCGGCGCGTCCGCCAGCTCGCGCCACGCGTCGAGGCGATCGCCCACGAGCTCCTCGACGCCGCGCTCGCCCGGGGGGAGGTCGACCTGGTCGAGGCGCTCATCTATCCGCTGCCGGTCGTCGTCATCGCCGAGCTGATCGGCGTGCCAGCCGAGGACCGCGCGCGGTTCAAGGTGTGGTCCGACGCGATCGTGGCGCCGCTCGGCACCGTCTTCTTCGAGGTCGCGCCGCCCGAGCGCGTCGCCACGCTCCGGCGGGTGCGGGGCGAGCTCGAGGCCTACTTCGTGCGCCTGGTCGAGGCGCGGCGGCGCGAGCCGCGCGACGACCTGCTCTCGGCGCTCGTCGCGGCCGAGCTCGAGGGCTCGCGCCTCTCCTTCGAGGAGCTGCTCGCGATGCTCATCCTCCTCCTGGTCGCGGGCAACGAGACGACCACGCACCTGATCGGCAACGCGGTGCTCGCCCTCCTGGCGCACCCCGAGGCGCTCGCGGCGCTGCGCGCCGACCCGTCGCGGGTGCCGGTGGCGGTGGAGGAGGTCCTGCGCTTCTCCTCGCCCGTGCAGATGGACCCGCGCCTTGCCACGCGCGAGACGCGGCTGCACGGCGTCGCGGTCGCCGCCGGTGAGGTCGCGCTCTGCTGGCTCGGGTCGGCGAACCGGGACGAGGCGGTCTTCGAGCGCCCCGAGGTCTTCGACATCGGGCGCGAGCGGAAGCCGGACCTCGCCTTCGGCTTCGGCCCGCACTACTGCCTCGGGGCGTCGCTCGCGACGCTGGAGGCCGAGGTGGCGCTCCGGGTCCTGCTCGAGCGCACGCGGGGCTTCCGGCGGGTGGACGACGCGCCGCTGCCCATTCCCCCGAGCATCGTCTTCCGCGGCGTCACGAGCCTGCCCATGGTGCTGGAGCCCGCGTAGCGACGGAGGTACGACATGACCATGCCGCCGATCTCGGCCGACTCCCACATCACGGAGCATCCCGACACGTACCGGAAGTACATCGACCCGGCGCTGCGCGACCGGGCGCCGCACCTCGTCCACGACGACGCGGGCGGAGAGATGTACGTGATCCCCGATCTGACGCAGGGCGCGCTCCCCATGGGCCTCATCGCGGCCGCCGGCAAGCGCCCGGAGGACATCCGCCCCATGGGACGCTTCGAGGAGTGGCACCGGGGCGGCTGGGATCCCGAGGCGCGCCTCGCGGACCAGGACCGCGACGGCGTGAGCGCCGAGGTGCTCTACCCGACGGTCGGGCTCGTGCTCTGTCGCCACCCGGACCTGGACTACAAGCAGGCGTGCATGGACGCCTACAACCGCTGGCTCGCCGAGTACTGCAGCGCGCACCCCGACCGGCTCCTCGGTGTCGGCCAGACCGCCGTGCGCACACCCGCGGACGGGATCGAGGACCTCCGGCAGATCAAGGCGCTCGGGCTGCGCGGCGTGATGCTCCCCAGCCGGCCCGGCCAGGCGGACTGGGACAGCCCGATCTACGACGAGCTCTTCGAAGCCACGATCGACCTCGGCCTCCCGGTGTCCTACCACATCCTGACCGATCCGCAGGACGCGTTCCCCAAGCGCGGCCCGGTCATGAACTTCGCGGTGGGCATCATCCGCAGCAACCAGGACCTGCTCGCGATGCTCGTCTACGGCGGCGTCTTCGAGCGCCACCCGCGGCTCCGCGTCGTGTGCGTGGAGGCCGACGCGAGCTGGGCGCCCCACTGGATGCACCGCATGGACCACTACTACGAGCGCCACCGCTACATGCGCGCGCTCGACCTCGCGCGGCTCCCGAGCGAGTACTTCCGCGAGCACGTGTACCTGACTTTCCAGGACGACTGGCCCGCGTTCCAGATGACGGGACTGCTGAACCCGCGGCGGCTGATGTGGGCGAACGACTTCCCGCACAGCGACTCGACGTGGCCGTGGTCGCAGGAGCTGCTGGCGCGGGAGGCGGCGTGCCTGACGGAGGCGGAGCGCGAGTTGATACTGCACGACAATGCGGCGGAGCTGTACGGGGTCGAGGGGGCTTGACCGGGGCGGGTGACGGCTCAGGGAACCACGACCAGCGCGCGGTCGTATCGAGGGCCCACGCGGAGCACACCGAAGTCCCGTCGATCCGTCGTCAGGATGCGATAGATGCGCCGACGCTCGGCGACCGCAGCCACGAGCCCGTCCACCAAGCCGAGACGCAGTGCCCTGAACTTCGCGTCCAGCTGGAGCGCGCGCACCAGGTCCGTCGGGACGGCCGGCTCGAACTCGTACCTCGTCCCGGGGTCGAAGATCTCCGCCACCAGCTTCCGCATGGCGGCACGTTCATCGCGCAGGAAGTAGTCGACCTCGGCAAGGACGAGTGCGGGAACGAGCACGGCCGACGCGGACGCGAGCGCTTGCGCGTAGTCGGGCCACGAGGGACCACCAGCCGGTCGCCGGGCGAGTGCGCGAAGGAGGCCGCCCGTGTCGGCGACCAGCGCTCCGCTCACTTCTCGATGTCCTTGAAGAGCTCCGATTCGTCCCCGAGCTTGGGCGCCGTCGAAACGAAGAGCTCGGTCGACGGCGGCCGACGGCCCCGGTAGTACCGTGCCGCGACCACGCGGAGCCCCCTGCGAACCAGCTCGGACGCCGACAGCCCGTCGGCGCGGGCCCGGGCAAGGGCGTCGGCATCGGCGGGGTCCAGGCGAACGGTGGTGGACAGCTTGCGTGCCATACACATGCCATACGTCCCATCGCGAATGGCTGTCAAACGGTCAGTTCCGCTGCGCCGTCGGCCGCACGAGGAGGTCGTGCACCTCCATGTGCGGCGGGCGCGTGACGATCCACACGATCGCCTCGGCCACGTCGCGCGGCTCGAGGATCTTGAAGCGGCGGTCGATCGCCGCCTGCGCGCCCGGCCTGCCGGTGAAGACGTCGGCGAACTCGGTGAGCACGTGCCCCGGGGAGACGGCGCTCACGCGGATCGGGCTCTCGCGAGCGCGCAGCTCCTGACGAAGCCCCTCGGTGAGCGCCCGCACGGCGAACTTGGTGGCCGCGTACATCCCGCTCTCCGGCCCGGGCACGCGGTGGGCGGCCATCGACGCCACGTGCACGACGTGCCCCGCCACGCCGCGCCGCTCCATGTCCTGGATCGCCTCGCGCGTGGCGATGGCGAGGCCGAGGACGTTCACCTCGAGCATCTCGCGCCAGAGCTCGGTCGGCGCCGAGCCGAGCGGCGCGGCGCGGCCGAGACCGGCGTTGTTGACCAGGATGTCGACGCCGCCGAAGCGCTCGCGCGCGACGGCGAAGAGGCGGAGGATGTCCTCCTCGCGCCGCATGTCGGTCGGCTGGACCGCGACCTCGCCGCCGAGCTCCGCCGCCAGGCGCGCGAGGCGATCGGCGCGGCGCGCGGCGAGCGTCAGCGCGGCGCCGGCCGCGGCGAGCGCGCGCGCCGTCTCCGTCCCGATGCCGCTCGACGCGCCGGTGACCACGGCGGTCTTGCCGGCGAGCAGACCTGCCACGGCGGCCTTCTACGGCCCCTTGACCCGGCCCGTCAACGATGTGAGTTAACGCGCATGCCAGTCGATCTGACGGCCGTCGGCAAGAAGCTCGGCGCGGTGACGCACACCTACACCGAGCGCGACGTGATGCTCTATGCGCTCGGCGTCGGCTGCGGCACCGACGACCTCCGGTTCACCTACGAGCGGGATCTGCAGGTGCTGCCCACGTTCGCCGTCATCCCGTCCTTCCCCGCCATGCTCAACCTGGGCGGCGCCATGGACGTGAACCCGGCCCTGGTGCTGCACGGCGAGCAGCGCATCGAGCTGCACGCCGAGATCCCGACCAGCGGCACCATCACGACGACGCCCACCATCAAGGCGATCTACGACAAGGTAAAGGGCGCGGTGGTGGTGGTCGAGACCGAGAGCGTCGATCAGAAAGGCCGCCTCCTCTTCCGCAACACCGCGGGCATCTTCGCGCGCGGCGAGGGCGGCTTCGGCGGCGACCGCGGCCCGAGCGGGCCGCGCAACCTGCCGCCGAATCGTCCCCCCGACCGGTCGATCGCCATGAAGACGCTGCCGCAGCAGGCCCTCATCTACCGTCTCTCGGGCGACATGAACCCGCTGCACGCCGACCCCGACTTCGCGAAGCTCGGCGGCTACGACCGGCCGATCCTGCACGGCCTCTGCACCTTCGGCCACGCCGGCCGCGCCGTGCTGAAGGCGTA from Deltaproteobacteria bacterium includes these protein-coding regions:
- a CDS encoding type II toxin-antitoxin system VapC family toxin produces the protein MYGTQAVHHRSPGPRRCRRPCPGPRRRAVGVRAGSQGAPRGRGTVLPGPSAAVDRALRFDGAQARGRIGALQGHREVSGALVADTGGLLRALARRPAGGPSWPDYAQALASASAVLVPALVLAEVDYFLRDERAAMRKLVAEIFDPGTRYEFEPAVPTDLVRALQLDAKFRALRLGLVDGLVAAVAERRRIYRILTTDRRDFGVLRVGPRYDRALVVVP
- a CDS encoding cytochrome P450, which encodes MLAPTNATFFFNPFDEETRRDPYALFARARREHPAWRHEGLPVVSVFRHADCQAILRDPQTWSSVFPTPPGFAPEDVPRSMLVMDPPEHTRLRGLVNLAFTPRRVRQLAPRVEAIAHELLDAALARGEVDLVEALIYPLPVVVIAELIGVPAEDRARFKVWSDAIVAPLGTVFFEVAPPERVATLRRVRGELEAYFVRLVEARRREPRDDLLSALVAAELEGSRLSFEELLAMLILLLVAGNETTTHLIGNAVLALLAHPEALAALRADPSRVPVAVEEVLRFSSPVQMDPRLATRETRLHGVAVAAGEVALCWLGSANRDEAVFERPEVFDIGRERKPDLAFGFGPHYCLGASLATLEAEVALRVLLERTRGFRRVDDAPLPIPPSIVFRGVTSLPMVLEPA
- a CDS encoding SDR family NAD(P)-dependent oxidoreductase, with the translated sequence MLAGKTAVVTGASSGIGTETARALAAAGAALTLAARRADRLARLAAELGGEVAVQPTDMRREEDILRLFAVARERFGGVDILVNNAGLGRAAPLGSAPTELWREMLEVNVLGLAIATREAIQDMERRGVAGHVVHVASMAAHRVPGPESGMYAATKFAVRALTEGLRQELRARESPIRVSAVSPGHVLTEFADVFTGRPGAQAAIDRRFKILEPRDVAEAIVWIVTRPPHMEVHDLLVRPTAQRN
- a CDS encoding amidohydrolase, whose product is MTMPPISADSHITEHPDTYRKYIDPALRDRAPHLVHDDAGGEMYVIPDLTQGALPMGLIAAAGKRPEDIRPMGRFEEWHRGGWDPEARLADQDRDGVSAEVLYPTVGLVLCRHPDLDYKQACMDAYNRWLAEYCSAHPDRLLGVGQTAVRTPADGIEDLRQIKALGLRGVMLPSRPGQADWDSPIYDELFEATIDLGLPVSYHILTDPQDAFPKRGPVMNFAVGIIRSNQDLLAMLVYGGVFERHPRLRVVCVEADASWAPHWMHRMDHYYERHRYMRALDLARLPSEYFREHVYLTFQDDWPAFQMTGLLNPRRLMWANDFPHSDSTWPWSQELLAREAACLTEAERELILHDNAAELYGVEGA